From Methanocella paludicola SANAE, a single genomic window includes:
- a CDS encoding 50S ribosomal protein L14 → MRAMKAKVPRSIHTATRLDVADNTGARLVEVISVLKYRGRKNRMPKAGIGEIFIGSVKKGTPEMRKQIVRCVVIRQKKEFRRPNGLRVSFDDNACVLVDENNDPKGTEIKGPVAREVAERYAKIGSTATTIV, encoded by the coding sequence ATGAGGGCGATGAAGGCGAAGGTGCCAAGGTCGATCCACACCGCCACCCGGCTGGACGTGGCCGACAACACGGGCGCCAGGCTCGTCGAGGTCATCTCCGTGCTCAAGTACCGTGGCCGCAAGAACCGTATGCCCAAGGCGGGCATCGGCGAGATCTTCATCGGCTCGGTCAAGAAGGGCACCCCGGAAATGAGGAAGCAGATCGTCCGCTGCGTGGTCATAAGGCAGAAGAAGGAGTTCCGCAGGCCGAACGGTCTCAGGGTCTCTTTTGATGATAACGCCTGCGTGCTCGTGGATGAGAACAACGACCCCAAGGGTACCGAGATCAAGGGTCCGGTCGCCAGGGAAGTCGCCGAGCGCTACGCGAAGATCGGCTCGACGGCCACCACCATCGTATGA
- the rplX gene encoding 50S ribosomal protein L24, whose translation MVTSSQPRKQRKYRYTAPLHIKSKFLNSHVSEDVAKENGVKTIRVIEGDTVKVMRGDHAGTEGKVREVDVKHESVTVDGVSEVKADGKEVPRRIHASNLLITKLNLDDERRLGKKGGKK comes from the coding sequence ATGGTCACATCATCACAGCCGAGAAAGCAGAGAAAGTACAGGTACACCGCTCCCCTGCACATCAAGAGCAAGTTCTTGAACTCGCACGTTAGCGAGGACGTAGCCAAGGAGAACGGGGTCAAGACCATCCGTGTCATCGAGGGCGACACCGTGAAGGTCATGAGAGGCGACCACGCCGGTACCGAGGGCAAAGTCCGCGAGGTCGACGTCAAGCACGAGAGCGTCACCGTCGACGGAGTATCCGAAGTGAAGGCCGACGGCAAGGAAGTGCCCCGCAGGATCCACGCTTCGAACCTGCTCATCACGAAGCTCAACCTTGACGACGAGCGCCGTCTCGGAAAGAAGGGAGGCAAGAAGTAA
- a CDS encoding 30S ribosomal protein S4e, which produces MSQHLKRVAAPRSWPITRKTSKWVAKPSPGPHSEEYGMPLIVVLRDLLHVADKAKEIKQILHEGKVLVDGKVRKDHHFPVGLFDVISIPDISANYRVMIGQDGKFKLVPVSDANSKLLKIVNKTTVTGGRTQLNFHDGTTMLASNDYHTKDSIILKVPEKSIDQHFKYEVGSTAFVTGGKHAGVVGKIKEIRIIKSTTPNRITISTPAGDFDTVERYVVVVGKDTPAIDLGVKA; this is translated from the coding sequence ATGTCACAACATTTAAAGAGAGTCGCGGCACCGCGCAGCTGGCCCATCACCCGGAAGACCTCCAAGTGGGTCGCCAAGCCGTCCCCGGGCCCGCACTCCGAAGAGTACGGCATGCCGCTCATCGTAGTATTAAGGGACTTACTCCATGTGGCCGACAAGGCCAAGGAAATAAAGCAGATCCTGCATGAGGGTAAGGTCCTCGTCGACGGGAAGGTCCGCAAAGACCACCACTTCCCCGTGGGCCTGTTCGACGTCATATCGATCCCCGACATCAGCGCGAACTACCGCGTCATGATCGGCCAGGATGGCAAGTTCAAGCTTGTGCCCGTCAGCGACGCTAACTCAAAGCTCCTCAAGATCGTCAACAAGACGACCGTGACGGGCGGCAGGACGCAGCTGAACTTCCACGATGGCACGACGATGCTCGCCAGCAACGACTATCACACCAAGGACTCGATCATCCTCAAGGTGCCCGAGAAGTCGATCGACCAGCACTTCAAGTACGAGGTCGGCAGCACGGCGTTCGTCACCGGCGGCAAGCACGCCGGCGTCGTCGGCAAGATCAAGGAGATAAGGATCATCAAGTCCACCACTCCGAACCGCATCACGATCAGCACCCCGGCGGGCGACTTCGACACCGTAGAAAGGTACGTTGTCGTCGTCGGCAAGGATACGCCGGCCATTGACCTGGGGGTTAAGGCATGA
- a CDS encoding 50S ribosomal protein L5, which translates to MRTPRIEKVTVHMSVGESGKKLSNAEMIMQTITGQKPVRNFAQKTLPAFGIKKGEAIGCKVTLRGAKAEKFLNTAFAIKEKSLNVKSFDKNGNFAFGIEEHTDFPGLEYDPEIGIYGMDVIVSIERPGYRIKRRKAQQQEIPAGHKLTKDDSIAFLGNKYGVEVK; encoded by the coding sequence ATGAGAACTCCGAGGATAGAGAAGGTCACGGTGCACATGAGCGTGGGCGAGTCCGGCAAGAAGCTCTCCAACGCCGAGATGATCATGCAGACCATCACCGGCCAGAAGCCCGTGAGGAACTTCGCCCAAAAAACGTTGCCGGCGTTCGGCATCAAGAAGGGCGAGGCGATCGGCTGCAAGGTCACCCTGAGGGGCGCGAAGGCCGAGAAGTTCCTGAACACCGCGTTCGCGATCAAAGAAAAATCGCTCAACGTCAAGTCCTTCGATAAGAACGGCAACTTTGCTTTCGGTATCGAGGAGCACACCGATTTCCCCGGCCTGGAATATGACCCGGAGATCGGGATCTACGGCATGGACGTCATCGTCTCCATCGAGAGGCCCGGGTACAGGATCAAGCGCAGGAAGGCACAGCAGCAAGAGATCCCCGCCGGCCACAAGCTGACGAAGGACGACTCGATCGCATTCTTAGGCAACAAGTACGGCGTGGAGGTAAAATAA
- a CDS encoding 30S ribosomal protein S14 — protein sequence MERSGKKFGRGANVCRRCGRHQALIRKYGVYVCRQCFREIALDMGFEKYE from the coding sequence ATGGAGAGGTCAGGCAAGAAGTTCGGCCGGGGCGCAAACGTGTGCCGCCGGTGCGGCCGCCATCAGGCCCTCATCCGAAAGTACGGCGTGTACGTATGCCGCCAGTGCTTCCGGGAGATCGCGCTGGACATGGGCTTTGAAAAGTACGAGTGA
- a CDS encoding 30S ribosomal protein S8: MVMLDPLANALSVIKNAESTGKHEVTINPASKIIGNVLKVMQDQGYVGEYEFIDNGKAGMLNVKLIGKINKCGIIKPRFAVGKAEFEKWEKRYLPARNFGMLILTTSQGVMSHYDAATKGIGGELLAYVY, translated from the coding sequence ATGGTTATGTTAGACCCCCTGGCCAACGCTCTGTCCGTGATCAAGAACGCCGAATCGACCGGAAAACACGAGGTCACCATCAACCCTGCCTCCAAGATCATCGGGAACGTCCTGAAGGTCATGCAGGATCAGGGCTATGTAGGCGAATACGAGTTCATCGACAACGGCAAGGCCGGAATGTTAAATGTAAAGCTTATAGGCAAGATCAACAAGTGCGGCATCATCAAGCCGCGGTTCGCCGTGGGCAAGGCGGAGTTCGAGAAGTGGGAGAAGAGATACCTCCCCGCGAGGAACTTCGGCATGCTCATACTGACCACTTCGCAGGGCGTCATGTCACACTACGACGCAGCGACGAAGGGCATCGGCGGCGAGCTCTTAGCTTATGTATATTAA
- a CDS encoding 50S ribosomal protein L6, whose product MAAESLIEVNVPQGVTVTLSGATLTVKGQKGQVSRELRFPGIRMASADGKITVEASKVDKQTKATVGTFASHIRNMIKGVTEGYEYNMKIVYSHFPIQVKVEGKDKVSIGNFLGERKPRYASIMGETKVNVAGDKVSVTGNNKEHVGQTAANIEQACKIRNRDPRVFQDGVYIINKA is encoded by the coding sequence ATGGCAGCAGAATCGCTCATTGAGGTAAACGTCCCCCAGGGTGTAACCGTGACGTTAAGCGGTGCAACGTTGACCGTGAAGGGTCAAAAGGGGCAGGTATCCCGGGAACTCAGGTTCCCCGGCATCCGCATGGCCTCGGCCGACGGTAAGATCACCGTCGAGGCCTCCAAGGTCGACAAGCAGACCAAGGCCACGGTCGGTACCTTCGCTTCGCACATCCGCAACATGATCAAGGGTGTCACCGAAGGGTACGAGTACAACATGAAGATCGTCTACTCTCACTTCCCTATCCAGGTGAAGGTCGAGGGCAAGGACAAGGTATCGATCGGGAACTTCCTCGGAGAGAGAAAGCCGAGGTACGCGTCCATTATGGGAGAAACGAAGGTCAACGTGGCCGGCGACAAAGTATCCGTCACCGGTAACAACAAGGAGCACGTCGGCCAGACGGCGGCCAACATCGAGCAGGCCTGCAAGATCAGGAACCGCGATCCCAGGGTATTCCAGGACGGCGTATACATCATCAACAAGGCGTGA
- a CDS encoding 50S ribosomal protein L32e, translated as MAPKKKVEEVEEAKVEKTTKKAPKKAPAKASKKKAEEKPVEAETKPVEAEKPVEEPKAEEEKPEKPFTTKKPRPLPRPVEKTELDLDEETRRLLGARKTNKASLPEFNRIDSHKNKSLKVSWRKPKGHHSQMRRQRKAKGSLVKIGFGSPAAVRGLHSSGYEEILVHRPQDVQGITRTQAIRVAGGVGKKKQAEIEKAAKELNIKVLNPLNTFEEV; from the coding sequence ATGGCACCGAAGAAGAAAGTGGAAGAAGTAGAAGAGGCTAAGGTCGAGAAGACGACCAAGAAGGCCCCAAAGAAGGCTCCGGCAAAGGCCTCTAAGAAGAAGGCCGAGGAAAAGCCCGTCGAGGCTGAGACCAAGCCCGTCGAGGCCGAAAAGCCCGTAGAAGAGCCCAAGGCCGAAGAAGAAAAGCCCGAGAAGCCGTTCACCACGAAGAAGCCCCGGCCCCTGCCCCGCCCCGTCGAGAAGACAGAGCTGGACCTGGACGAGGAGACCCGGAGACTGCTGGGCGCGAGGAAGACTAACAAGGCTTCCCTGCCCGAGTTCAACAGGATCGACTCTCACAAGAACAAGAGCCTCAAGGTAAGCTGGAGAAAGCCGAAGGGCCACCACAGCCAGATGCGCAGGCAGCGCAAGGCGAAGGGCTCCCTGGTAAAGATAGGGTTCGGCTCGCCCGCGGCCGTCAGGGGACTACACTCCTCAGGATATGAGGAAATACTGGTTCACCGCCCGCAGGACGTCCAGGGCATCACCAGGACCCAGGCGATCCGCGTCGCCGGCGGCGTCGGCAAGAAGAAGCAGGCCGAGATCGAGAAGGCGGCGAAGGAGCTCAACATCAAGGTGCTCAACCCGCTCAACACGTTCGAGGAGGTATAA
- a CDS encoding 50S ribosomal protein L19e, with the protein MADLANQKRLAAALLKVGVTRVWMDPEKLEDIATAITREDIRGLIEAGTVKRRPKVGISRGRARARDIKRAKGHRKGHGSRRGAAGARAPKKEQWMRKIRAQRKVLREMREEKTIDAHNYRILYRKAKGGEFRNVAHLKSYIAYQKK; encoded by the coding sequence ATGGCCGACTTAGCGAACCAGAAGAGGCTTGCTGCCGCCCTGTTAAAGGTCGGCGTCACCCGTGTCTGGATGGACCCCGAGAAGCTCGAGGACATCGCGACCGCCATCACCCGTGAGGACATAAGGGGCCTCATCGAGGCAGGCACCGTCAAGCGGAGGCCCAAGGTGGGCATCAGCCGCGGCCGTGCACGCGCACGGGACATCAAGCGCGCAAAGGGCCACAGGAAGGGCCATGGCAGCCGCAGAGGCGCCGCAGGGGCCCGCGCTCCCAAGAAGGAGCAGTGGATGCGCAAGATCAGGGCACAGAGGAAAGTCCTGAGAGAGATGAGAGAAGAAAAGACGATTGACGCCCACAACTACCGGATATTATACCGGAAGGCGAAGGGCGGAGAGTTCAGGAACGTAGCACACCTGAAGTCGTACATCGCATACCAGAAGAAGTGA
- a CDS encoding 50S ribosomal protein L18 has protein sequence MATGPRYRVAFRRRREGKTDYHQRLRLIVSRKPRLVVRGSLSDYVAQIIVTKPEGDQVLAAASAKELAKTYGYKGAPKNTSAAYLTGMLAGLKAKEAGVDEAILDIGLATNRKGSKVYAALKGAIDAGLAIPCSEEVFPSDDRIRGEHVVGNAKSTFSQYEKRGLKAADLPAHFDEVKEKIMKSYEGK, from the coding sequence ATGGCAACAGGACCAAGATATAGAGTAGCCTTCAGGAGGCGCCGGGAAGGTAAGACCGACTACCACCAGAGGCTCAGGCTCATCGTTTCCCGCAAGCCGAGGCTTGTCGTCCGCGGCTCGCTCAGCGACTACGTCGCGCAGATCATCGTGACGAAGCCGGAGGGCGACCAGGTGCTGGCAGCGGCATCGGCGAAGGAGCTGGCAAAGACGTACGGGTACAAGGGAGCCCCGAAGAACACCAGCGCAGCATACCTCACGGGCATGCTGGCCGGCCTCAAGGCAAAGGAGGCCGGAGTGGACGAGGCTATCCTCGACATCGGCCTGGCGACGAACAGAAAGGGCTCGAAGGTCTACGCGGCGCTCAAGGGCGCCATCGACGCGGGCCTCGCCATCCCGTGCAGCGAGGAAGTTTTCCCGTCCGACGACCGCATCCGCGGAGAGCACGTCGTGGGGAACGCAAAGAGCACCTTCTCCCAGTACGAGAAGCGCGGCCTCAAGGCCGCCGACCTGCCGGCGCACTTCGATGAAGTGAAAGAGAAGATCATGAAATCATACGAGGGTAAGTAA
- a CDS encoding 30S ribosomal protein S5 — MAYEREQVWVPKTRLGKMVSSGQIKTIEEAFDTGLPIKEPEIIDALIPDLVDEVLDISMVQRMTDSGRRVKFRTTVVVGNGNGYVGIAEGKDVQVGPAIRKAIEMAKMNIVKIKRGCGSWECGCGLEHTVPCKVEGKAGSVTIVLMPGPRGMGIAAGGPAKKVMEMAGIKDVWTRTEGTTRSTLNFALATYNALLQSTTMRYKGGAQ, encoded by the coding sequence ATGGCCTACGAACGTGAACAGGTATGGGTCCCGAAGACGAGGCTCGGCAAGATGGTCTCGTCGGGGCAGATCAAGACCATCGAAGAGGCCTTCGATACCGGGCTGCCCATCAAGGAGCCCGAGATCATCGACGCCCTCATCCCGGACCTCGTGGACGAGGTGCTGGACATCAGCATGGTGCAGAGGATGACCGACTCCGGCCGCCGTGTCAAGTTCAGGACCACCGTGGTCGTCGGTAACGGCAATGGCTACGTGGGCATCGCCGAGGGCAAGGACGTACAGGTCGGCCCCGCGATCCGCAAGGCCATCGAGATGGCGAAGATGAACATCGTCAAGATCAAGCGTGGCTGCGGCTCGTGGGAATGCGGCTGCGGCCTGGAGCACACCGTGCCCTGTAAGGTTGAGGGTAAGGCCGGCTCCGTTACGATCGTCCTGATGCCCGGCCCCAGAGGCATGGGCATTGCGGCGGGCGGACCGGCAAAGAAGGTCATGGAAATGGCGGGCATTAAGGACGTCTGGACCAGGACCGAGGGAACGACCAGGTCGACCCTGAACTTTGCGCTGGCGACGTACAACGCTCTCCTGCAGAGCACCACCATGCGGTACAAGGGAGGCGCCCAGTAA
- a CDS encoding 50S ribosomal protein L30 yields MYAIIRLRGSVNTKPEIKDTLKMLRLNQINHCVVVPDTPNYKGMIQKVKDYVAYGPVNAETLALILENRGKTVGGDRLTDEYVAKNSGYKSIREFAEALASGKAAMSDVTGLNPVFRMHPPRKGHAGLKRTFQQGGALGNYGEDISLLVEKMR; encoded by the coding sequence ATGTACGCGATCATAAGACTTCGAGGCTCCGTGAACACGAAGCCCGAGATCAAGGATACGCTGAAGATGCTGAGGCTCAACCAGATCAACCACTGCGTGGTCGTCCCGGACACGCCCAACTACAAGGGCATGATCCAGAAGGTGAAGGACTACGTGGCATATGGCCCCGTGAACGCCGAGACCCTGGCACTGATCCTGGAGAACCGCGGAAAGACCGTCGGCGGCGACAGGCTCACCGACGAGTACGTGGCGAAGAACTCCGGCTATAAGAGCATCAGGGAGTTCGCCGAGGCGCTGGCAAGCGGCAAGGCAGCTATGAGCGACGTTACCGGCCTCAACCCTGTGTTCAGGATGCACCCGCCCCGCAAGGGCCATGCAGGCCTGAAGAGGACGTTCCAGCAGGGCGGAGCGCTCGGGAACTACGGGGAGGATATCTCCCTGCTCGTAGAGAAAATGAGGTGA
- a CDS encoding uL15m family ribosomal protein: protein MTKQKSHSYRGSRTCGGGTHKNRRGGGSRGGRGHAGACKHNTFRAMQQGWMFGKHGFHQPPACRTYVNSLNVGELDEMAPYLVEAGVASEKDGSISINLTELGFDKLLGNGRVSKKYVISISTASASAKAKVEEQGGQIISETETA from the coding sequence ATGACGAAGCAAAAGAGTCATTCCTACAGAGGTTCAAGGACCTGCGGCGGCGGCACCCACAAGAACCGCCGCGGCGGAGGAAGCCGTGGAGGCCGCGGACACGCCGGCGCCTGCAAGCACAACACCTTCCGTGCGATGCAGCAGGGCTGGATGTTCGGCAAGCACGGGTTCCACCAGCCCCCGGCCTGCCGGACCTACGTCAACTCGCTCAACGTGGGCGAGCTCGACGAGATGGCACCCTATTTAGTGGAGGCGGGAGTCGCCTCCGAGAAGGACGGGTCCATCAGCATCAACCTGACCGAGCTGGGCTTTGATAAGCTCCTCGGCAACGGTCGCGTAAGCAAAAAATACGTCATAAGCATAAGCACCGCGTCCGCATCCGCCAAGGCAAAAGTTGAAGAGCAAGGCGGACAAATCATATCAGAGACAGAGACGGCATAG